Proteins encoded together in one Candidatus Paceibacterota bacterium window:
- a CDS encoding FAD-binding oxidoreductase, translated as MDSISALKNYLKDAFRGDIDDSEATLANMSHDASLLEVKPKIVLYPKDSKDIQAVVNFVRINKSAYPDLSVTVRSAGTDMSGGPLNDSIILDVARYIKGIIEIKKTGQVADAGGLATILPGTFYRDFEPEAAKLGLVLPCYTASKNLNTLGGMIGNNSAGEKTLRYGKMENFIVSLDVVLPDGNEYTLRPLGKEEFRLKLSQEDAEGELYRKVWDIVSQNKGLLAFAKPKVSKNSAGYYLWNVWDEASQTFDLTKLIVGSQGTLGIVTRATIRLVPIKPLSKLFVVFMPTLDRLGDIVRDIAAFKPESFESYDDSTMALAVKFMPDMIRTMRLHNFARLVWSFRPEAWMALSGGFPKLVLLVEFSGDTEKEVDDRMTVLEDKIGHYGFKMRRAKNEFDSEKYWTIRRESFNLLRKHSRGRRTAPFVDDIIVPPETMPDFLPKMRKILDDYKLLYTIAGHAGNGNFHIIPLMDMHDRANIQAIDEVSDKVYDLVLSYRGSITAEHNDGIIRTPYLAKQFGSEVVALFEKTKDAFDPQHIFNPGKKVVAGTAHDAPGTKEYMISRLARE; from the coding sequence ATGGATTCCATTTCGGCTCTCAAAAACTATCTTAAGGACGCTTTCAGGGGCGACATAGACGATTCGGAAGCGACTCTGGCGAATATGAGCCATGATGCGAGCCTCCTCGAAGTGAAGCCGAAGATCGTCCTCTATCCGAAAGATTCGAAAGACATCCAAGCCGTCGTCAATTTCGTCCGCATCAATAAATCCGCGTACCCCGATCTTTCGGTCACGGTCCGATCGGCCGGCACCGACATGTCAGGCGGCCCTCTGAACGATTCTATCATCCTCGACGTCGCGCGATACATAAAAGGGATCATTGAGATCAAGAAAACAGGCCAAGTCGCCGACGCGGGCGGCTTGGCCACTATCCTTCCGGGAACTTTCTATCGCGATTTCGAGCCGGAGGCGGCGAAGCTCGGCCTCGTGCTCCCGTGCTATACGGCTTCGAAGAACCTGAATACCCTCGGCGGTATGATAGGGAATAATTCCGCGGGAGAGAAAACACTCCGTTACGGCAAGATGGAGAATTTCATCGTCTCTTTGGACGTCGTCCTTCCCGACGGCAATGAATATACTCTAAGGCCTTTGGGCAAAGAAGAATTCAGGCTGAAACTGTCGCAAGAAGACGCTGAAGGCGAGCTGTATCGCAAGGTTTGGGACATCGTCTCGCAAAACAAAGGCCTGCTCGCATTCGCAAAGCCGAAGGTCAGCAAAAATTCTGCCGGATATTATCTCTGGAATGTTTGGGATGAAGCGTCGCAGACGTTCGACCTGACGAAACTGATCGTCGGTTCGCAGGGAACGCTCGGCATCGTGACCCGGGCGACCATCAGACTGGTCCCGATAAAGCCTTTATCCAAATTGTTCGTCGTCTTCATGCCGACGCTCGACAGGCTCGGCGATATCGTCCGCGATATCGCCGCATTCAAGCCGGAAAGCTTCGAATCGTACGACGACAGTACCATGGCTTTGGCCGTGAAATTCATGCCGGACATGATCCGTACCATGCGTCTCCATAATTTCGCGCGGCTTGTCTGGAGCTTCAGGCCTGAAGCATGGATGGCGCTCTCGGGCGGCTTCCCGAAGCTCGTGCTCCTCGTCGAATTCTCGGGCGATACGGAAAAAGAAGTAGACGACCGCATGACGGTGCTCGAGGATAAGATCGGCCATTACGGGTTCAAGATGCGCCGCGCCAAGAACGAATTCGATTCCGAAAAATATTGGACTATCAGGCGCGAGAGCTTCAACCTCTTGCGCAAGCATTCGCGGGGACGCCGCACCGCGCCGTTCGTGGACGACATCATCGTGCCTCCGGAAACCATGCCCGATTTCTTGCCGAAGATGCGCAAGATCCTCGACGACTACAAGCTGCTCTATACTATCGCCGGGCATGCGGGCAACGGCAATTTCCATATCATTCCCCTGATGGACATGCATGACCGCGCGAACATACAGGCGATCGACGAGGTTTCCGACAAGGTCTACGACCTCGTGCTCTCATATCGAGGCTCGATCACGGCTGAGCATAACGACGGCATCATCCGGACGCCCTATCTCGCCAAGCAGTTCGGTTCGGAGGTCGTCGCGCTCTTCGAAAAGACCAAGGACGCATTCGATCCCCAGCATATATTCAATCCAGGCAAAAAGGTTGTAGCCGGCACTGCGCATGACGCGCCCGGCACCAAGGAATACATGATCAGCCGCCTCGCGCGCGAATAG
- a CDS encoding 50S ribosomal protein L25: MAITLKVEKRDAKADLAKLRKAGKVPAVFYGKKEASTPISIASVDFIKAYRQAGESTVVILQGDGIEVESLIHDIDLHPVTNKPLHADFYVFEKGKKIKVDVPLEFVGTAPAIKELGGSLIKVLHDIEIEALPKDLPHKIEVDIAGLVDFGSTIKAGDIKLPAGVELAIKADDVVASAAAPKAEEEEPTAPVDLDAIEVEKKGKEAKEGAEGAEAPADDKADKKEAKK; encoded by the coding sequence ATGGCAATAACCCTCAAAGTAGAGAAAAGGGACGCGAAAGCCGACCTGGCAAAGCTCCGCAAGGCAGGCAAGGTCCCTGCCGTCTTTTACGGCAAGAAGGAGGCTTCGACCCCTATTTCGATCGCGTCCGTCGATTTCATAAAGGCATACCGCCAGGCCGGCGAATCCACTGTCGTCATACTCCAGGGCGACGGCATCGAAGTCGAGTCCCTCATTCATGACATCGACCTCCATCCGGTGACCAATAAGCCTCTCCATGCCGACTTCTACGTCTTCGAAAAGGGCAAGAAGATCAAGGTTGACGTTCCTCTCGAATTCGTCGGAACGGCCCCTGCGATCAAGGAGCTCGGAGGCTCTCTCATCAAGGTCCTCCACGATATCGAGATCGAGGCTCTCCCTAAGGATCTTCCTCATAAGATCGAGGTAGACATCGCAGGCCTCGTAGACTTCGGATCGACCATCAAGGCGGGCGACATCAAGCTCCCTGCGGGCGTAGAGCTCGCCATCAAGGCTGACGACGTCGTCGCATCGGCCGCGGCTCCTAAGGCCGAGGAAGAAGAGCCGACGGCCCCTGTCGACCTCGACGCTATCGAAGTCGAGAAGAAGGGCAAGGAAGCCAAGGAAGGCGCCGAAGGCGCAGAGGCTCCTGCAGACGACAAGGCAGACAAGAAGGAAGCGAAGAAATAA
- a CDS encoding lytic murein transglycosylase yields MNRLLLTPFLVLSLVATSLFVPFFAFAQSISDAADARQSDLQAQLDQAKKELDALNAQSSQIKSQKASIERDISLLDVQIKAAEAQIKVKNLTISRLATDIGAKQTTINDLEGKLERSAESLGNLLRQTNENDSVSIPTILLGQKSFSSFFQEVDTFQTVKEALNASMEDVKAYKGQTEDEKADLEDKKNQETNAREDILAQQRVIERAKSDKNQILTTTKGQEAAYAKLIAQKEQKIAQISTALFALRDSDGIQFGKALEYATIASQKTGVRPAFILAILTQETDLGKNLGSCYLRDYDTGEGVSVTTGAAKPRTMSPTRDVQPFLRITRELGLNPQSQRVSCWIAMYSKGQPTGWGGAMGPAQFIPSTWDLFDDRIEKALGVGIANPWDPEHAILASSLYLSDLGAGLQTYTAEKDAACKYYSGKKCSAGTGASYGASVMAKAENIQECMIDPILGKSSGC; encoded by the coding sequence ATGAACCGGCTTCTGCTCACGCCTTTTCTCGTCCTCTCGCTCGTCGCGACTTCTCTCTTCGTGCCTTTCTTTGCGTTCGCCCAGAGCATCTCTGATGCCGCGGATGCCCGCCAGAGCGACCTTCAGGCCCAGCTCGATCAGGCGAAAAAAGAGCTCGACGCCCTGAACGCGCAGAGCTCGCAGATCAAGAGCCAGAAAGCGTCCATCGAGCGCGACATATCGCTCCTCGACGTTCAGATAAAGGCTGCTGAAGCGCAGATAAAGGTGAAGAATCTCACCATCAGCCGCCTCGCGACGGATATCGGCGCCAAACAGACGACCATTAACGACCTCGAGGGAAAGCTCGAGCGCAGCGCCGAATCGCTCGGGAACCTCCTGCGCCAGACGAACGAGAACGATTCCGTCTCGATCCCGACGATCCTCCTCGGCCAAAAGAGCTTTTCGTCGTTCTTCCAGGAAGTAGACACGTTCCAGACGGTCAAAGAAGCCCTGAACGCCTCGATGGAAGACGTGAAGGCGTATAAAGGCCAGACCGAAGACGAGAAGGCGGACCTCGAAGACAAGAAGAACCAGGAGACGAACGCGCGCGAGGATATCCTGGCCCAGCAGCGCGTTATCGAGCGCGCCAAGTCGGATAAGAACCAGATCCTGACCACGACCAAGGGCCAGGAAGCGGCATATGCGAAGCTGATCGCCCAAAAGGAGCAGAAGATAGCGCAGATCTCGACGGCGCTCTTCGCGCTCCGCGATTCCGACGGCATCCAGTTCGGCAAAGCCCTCGAATACGCGACGATCGCGTCCCAGAAGACCGGCGTCCGTCCGGCATTCATCCTGGCTATCTTGACGCAGGAGACCGATTTGGGTAAAAACCTCGGCTCGTGCTACCTGCGCGATTACGATACGGGCGAAGGCGTGTCCGTGACCACGGGCGCGGCAAAGCCCCGCACCATGTCGCCGACGCGCGACGTCCAGCCGTTCCTCCGCATCACTCGCGAGCTCGGGCTCAATCCGCAATCCCAGCGCGTATCGTGCTGGATAGCGATGTATTCGAAAGGCCAGCCGACCGGATGGGGGGGTGCCATGGGTCCGGCGCAGTTCATCCCTTCGACCTGGGATCTCTTCGACGATCGCATCGAAAAGGCCCTCGGCGTCGGCATAGCCAACCCGTGGGATCCCGAGCATGCGATCCTCGCATCGTCGCTCTATCTTTCGGACCTGGGCGCGGGCCTTCAGACCTATACCGCCGAAAAAGACGCGGCGTGCAAATATTATTCGGGTAAAAAGTGCAGCGCCGGCACGGGCGCGTCGTATGGCGCATCCGTCATGGCTAAAGCCGAGAATATCCAGGAATGCATGATCGACCCGATATTGGGTAAGTCGAGCGGTTGTTAA
- a CDS encoding type B 50S ribosomal protein L31, which translates to MKKEIHAKNYRPVIFLDNSSKARFLINSVVSTKETDKWEDGKEYPLYHVEISSASHPFYTGNETVIDTAGRVEKFKARQAKTKTKKA; encoded by the coding sequence ATGAAGAAAGAAATCCACGCGAAAAACTACCGCCCGGTCATATTCCTCGACAACTCGTCGAAGGCCCGCTTTTTGATCAATTCCGTCGTTTCCACGAAGGAAACCGACAAGTGGGAGGACGGCAAGGAATATCCTCTCTATCACGTTGAAATCTCTTCGGCGTCGCATCCGTTCTATACCGGTAACGAGACCGTCATAGACACCGCAGGTCGCGTCGAGAAGTTCAAGGCTCGCCAGGCGAAGACGAAGACCAAGAAGGCGTAA
- a CDS encoding PCRF domain-containing protein — MDIAKYKKNHKTSYLADMYEKLDKDETDLKALMASDASMADMGKADLESIDAQKKDIVRQVEAIEAAEKEEEQFPNELIMEIRAGAGGDESALFAEELANMYRAYAAEQGWQVTMLDESRSDVGGYKEVSMEIHGQDIYKKLRYETGVHRVQRVPETEKMGRVHTSTVSIAILPIRKHTSVDINPADIEMEFSRAGGKGGQNVNKVETAVRLFHKPTGLAVRVTAERSQSKNRERAMVMLTAMLQQKKDEDEAAKFAANKKGQLGTGSRSEKIRTYNFPQDRITDHRIRQSWHNIETILSGEKLGDIIDTLANFTGEVAEGGADDEE, encoded by the coding sequence ATGGACATAGCGAAGTATAAAAAGAACCATAAGACCTCGTACCTGGCGGACATGTACGAAAAGCTCGACAAGGACGAGACCGACCTGAAGGCGCTCATGGCGTCGGACGCGTCTATGGCTGATATGGGCAAAGCCGACCTCGAATCCATCGACGCGCAGAAGAAAGACATCGTGAGGCAGGTCGAAGCCATCGAGGCCGCTGAAAAGGAAGAAGAGCAGTTCCCGAACGAACTCATCATGGAGATCCGCGCAGGCGCCGGCGGCGACGAATCGGCGCTTTTCGCCGAAGAATTGGCGAATATGTATCGCGCGTATGCCGCAGAACAGGGCTGGCAGGTGACGATGCTCGACGAATCGCGCTCAGACGTCGGCGGGTACAAAGAAGTCTCCATGGAGATCCACGGCCAGGATATATATAAGAAGCTCCGCTATGAGACCGGCGTGCACCGCGTCCAACGCGTGCCGGAGACCGAAAAAATGGGCCGCGTCCATACGTCCACCGTCTCTATAGCCATTCTCCCGATCCGCAAGCACACGAGCGTGGACATCAATCCCGCCGACATCGAAATGGAATTCTCGCGCGCGGGCGGCAAAGGCGGCCAGAACGTCAACAAGGTCGAGACGGCCGTGCGCCTGTTCCACAAGCCTACCGGCCTCGCCGTGCGCGTGACCGCCGAGCGTAGCCAGTCCAAGAACCGCGAGCGCGCCATGGTCATGCTCACCGCCATGCTCCAGCAGAAAAAAGACGAGGACGAGGCGGCGAAATTCGCCGCGAACAAGAAGGGTCAGCTCGGCACCGGCAGCAGGTCCGAGAAGATCCGCACGTATAATTTCCCACAGGATCGCATCACCGATCACCGCATCAGGCAGAGCTGGCACAACATAGAAACTATTCTTTCGGGCGAGAAGCTCGGCGATATCATCGATACCCTGGCTAACTTCACGGGAGAAGTGGCGGAGGGCGGGGCGGACGACGAGGAATAG
- the rpsB gene encoding 30S ribosomal protein S2: MPTAKNKDSMVEAMFKAGAHFGLAKARRHPTTKPYVFGVKNNIEIFDLEKTNEALEKAKSFVASIAASGKQALFVGGKSEVIPAVKAAAVKAGQPMVAGRWIGGTLTNSTQIKKRIEKYENRLKEKEKGELAKYTKKERLLIDREIAKLETLFGGIVSMKDKPGVLIVVDPKKEYIAVDEARQTGVPVVAIASSDCDFSLVDFAIPANDSSAASAAFFLDELARAYAEAKVMKPEAKTA, from the coding sequence ATGCCAACCGCAAAAAACAAGGATTCGATGGTAGAAGCGATGTTCAAAGCAGGGGCCCATTTCGGCCTCGCTAAAGCTCGCCGCCATCCTACGACCAAGCCGTACGTATTCGGCGTCAAAAACAATATCGAGATCTTCGACCTCGAGAAGACGAACGAAGCCCTCGAGAAGGCCAAGTCTTTCGTAGCGTCTATCGCCGCTTCGGGCAAGCAGGCTCTCTTTGTCGGCGGCAAGAGCGAGGTCATTCCCGCGGTAAAGGCTGCTGCGGTCAAAGCCGGCCAGCCTATGGTCGCAGGCCGATGGATCGGCGGAACTCTCACGAACTCGACGCAGATCAAGAAGCGCATCGAGAAGTACGAGAATCGCCTCAAGGAAAAGGAGAAGGGCGAGCTCGCTAAATACACCAAGAAGGAGCGCCTCCTCATCGATCGCGAGATCGCAAAGCTCGAAACCCTCTTCGGGGGCATCGTCTCCATGAAGGACAAGCCCGGCGTTCTCATCGTCGTAGACCCGAAGAAGGAATATATCGCCGTAGACGAGGCCCGCCAGACCGGCGTCCCTGTCGTCGCTATCGCATCGTCCGATTGCGACTTCTCTCTCGTCGATTTCGCTATCCCTGCGAACGACTCTTCGGCTGCATCTGCAGCATTCTTCCTCGACGAATTGGCTCGCGCATACGCTGAAGCCAAGGTCATGAAGCCGGAGGCAAAGACAGCCTAA
- the tsf gene encoding elongation factor Ts (EF-Ts; functions during elongation stage of protein translation; forms a dimer; associates with EF-Tu-GDP complex and promotes exchange of GDP to GTP resulting in regeneration of the active form of EF-Tu), translated as MVTNDQIKELRESTGVSVMQCKKALEEAGGDMAKAIVILKKKGAEAAAKKGDRTLGATQIAAYVHSTGVVGVLVELACETDFVAKNPEFKQMAYDIAMHIAASKPEFVKKEDVNAEARATAESVFAQEVEGKPAEMKAKILEGKLASYFSERVLLDQPFIKNPELTIAGLLSQGVQKFGEKIEIVRFTRYGA; from the coding sequence ATGGTAACCAACGACCAGATCAAGGAGCTCCGAGAGTCTACCGGCGTTTCCGTCATGCAGTGCAAGAAAGCCCTTGAAGAGGCCGGCGGCGACATGGCGAAGGCCATCGTCATATTGAAGAAAAAAGGCGCTGAAGCAGCCGCAAAGAAAGGCGACCGGACCCTCGGCGCTACCCAGATCGCCGCATACGTCCATTCGACCGGCGTCGTCGGCGTCTTGGTCGAGCTCGCATGCGAGACCGACTTCGTAGCTAAGAATCCGGAATTCAAGCAGATGGCATACGACATCGCCATGCACATCGCCGCTTCGAAGCCCGAATTCGTAAAGAAGGAGGACGTCAACGCTGAAGCCCGCGCTACCGCAGAATCCGTATTCGCCCAGGAAGTCGAAGGCAAGCCCGCAGAGATGAAGGCGAAGATCCTCGAAGGTAAGCTCGCGTCGTATTTCTCCGAGCGCGTCCTCTTGGACCAGCCGTTCATCAAGAACCCGGAGCTCACCATCGCGGGCCTCCTCTCTCAGGGCGTCCAGAAATTCGGCGAGAAGATCGAGATCGTCCGCTTCACCCGCTACGGCGCATAA
- a CDS encoding DNA gyrase subunit B, whose protein sequence is MAEKKADKKSSYGAESIQVLEGLEPVRKRPGMYIGTTGPDGFHHLITEIFDNSRDEAMGGHANDIEIALLPGEMVRVADNGRGIPVDVHAKTKISALEMVMTVLHAGGKFGGEDSGYKVSGGLHGVGASVVNALSIYCKAEVHRDGGKYVQEYSQGKRKAAVKKVGSSKLNGTITTFQPDTEIFGPQVFDFNRIVTHMRQQAYLVRGLRISVIDAREYKGSIDTDDIFYFRESMIEAPSQTFYFEGGLVSLVRFTNSLQKPIHKNIFYVEKKAEGVESVEVALQYVDDISSRILPFANNIYNGEGGTHITGFKTALTRTLNSYAKKNGGKEDDSFTGDDVLEGLTAVVSVKLREIQFEGQTKAKLGSVEAQSATAGVFGEAFQLFLEENPDDAKAMIAKATLAMKARKAAKAAKDSILRKGALEGMTLPGKLADCESSDASESEVFIVEGDSAGGTAKTGRNRKTQAVLPLRGKILNIERARLDRMLGSEQIKNLVVAMGTAIGETFDISKLRYHKVIIATDADVDGAHIRTLILTLLYRYFKPLIDGGYIYIAQPPLYKVKRGKELMYFYSEEEKTKILGKDEIPLESDENAEEAAEEAEEEEAKGKGAKKAARTHVQRYKGLGEMNAEELWETTMDPARRLLKQVTIADAQEADKVFDMLMGTDVPSRKTFIQSNAHKATIDV, encoded by the coding sequence ATGGCAGAGAAAAAAGCAGATAAAAAGTCTTCATACGGCGCTGAATCGATCCAGGTCCTCGAAGGCCTCGAGCCGGTGCGAAAGCGCCCCGGCATGTATATCGGCACGACCGGTCCTGACGGCTTCCACCATCTCATAACCGAGATCTTCGATAACTCGCGCGACGAAGCCATGGGCGGCCACGCGAACGATATCGAGATCGCGCTCCTTCCGGGCGAAATGGTCCGCGTTGCGGACAACGGCCGCGGCATCCCCGTAGACGTCCATGCCAAGACCAAGATCTCGGCCCTCGAGATGGTCATGACCGTCCTTCACGCCGGCGGCAAGTTCGGCGGCGAGGATTCGGGATATAAAGTCTCCGGAGGCCTCCACGGCGTGGGCGCATCCGTAGTCAACGCTCTGTCCATTTATTGCAAGGCCGAAGTCCATCGTGACGGCGGCAAATATGTCCAGGAATACTCCCAGGGCAAGCGCAAGGCGGCCGTAAAGAAAGTCGGCTCGTCCAAGCTCAACGGCACCATCACTACGTTCCAGCCCGATACCGAAATATTCGGCCCGCAGGTCTTCGATTTCAACCGCATCGTCACCCATATGCGCCAGCAGGCGTATCTTGTGCGCGGCCTCCGCATTTCCGTCATAGACGCGCGCGAATACAAGGGCTCGATAGACACCGACGACATATTCTATTTCCGCGAGTCCATGATCGAGGCTCCGTCCCAGACCTTCTATTTCGAAGGCGGTCTCGTATCTCTCGTCCGCTTCACCAATTCTCTCCAGAAGCCGATCCACAAGAACATCTTCTATGTGGAAAAGAAGGCCGAAGGCGTCGAATCGGTCGAAGTCGCCCTCCAGTACGTGGACGACATCTCGTCGCGCATCCTTCCGTTCGCGAACAATATCTATAACGGCGAGGGCGGCACGCATATCACCGGCTTTAAGACCGCGCTTACTCGAACGCTCAACAGCTATGCCAAGAAGAACGGCGGCAAGGAAGACGACTCTTTCACCGGCGACGATGTCCTTGAAGGCCTCACTGCCGTCGTATCCGTAAAGCTCCGCGAGATCCAGTTCGAAGGCCAGACCAAGGCCAAGCTCGGCTCCGTAGAGGCCCAGTCGGCCACTGCAGGCGTATTCGGCGAGGCGTTCCAGCTCTTCCTCGAAGAGAACCCTGACGACGCCAAAGCCATGATCGCCAAGGCGACCCTCGCCATGAAGGCCCGCAAGGCCGCAAAGGCCGCAAAGGATTCGATCCTCCGTAAGGGCGCCCTCGAAGGCATGACGCTCCCGGGCAAGCTTGCCGACTGCGAATCGAGCGACGCATCGGAATCCGAGGTCTTCATCGTAGAGGGCGACTCGGCAGGCGGCACCGCGAAGACCGGTCGCAATCGAAAGACGCAGGCCGTGCTCCCGCTCCGCGGAAAGATTCTTAATATCGAAAGGGCCCGCCTCGACCGCATGCTCGGCTCCGAGCAGATCAAGAACCTCGTCGTCGCCATGGGCACGGCGATAGGCGAGACGTTCGACATATCGAAGCTCCGCTATCACAAGGTCATCATCGCGACCGATGCCGACGTGGACGGCGCGCATATCAGGACGCTCATCCTCACGCTCTTGTACCGATACTTCAAGCCGCTTATAGACGGCGGATATATCTACATCGCCCAGCCGCCGCTCTATAAGGTGAAGCGCGGAAAGGAGCTCATGTATTTCTATTCCGAGGAAGAGAAGACTAAAATACTCGGCAAAGACGAGATCCCTCTCGAAAGCGACGAGAACGCAGAAGAGGCCGCTGAAGAAGCAGAAGAGGAAGAGGCGAAAGGGAAGGGCGCCAAAAAAGCCGCGAGGACTCACGTCCAGCGCTACAAGGGCCTCGGCGAGATGAACGCGGAAGAGCTCTGGGAGACCACTATGGACCCCGCGCGGCGCCTCTTGAAGCAAGTCACCATCGCCGACGCGCAGGAAGCAGACAAGGTATTCGATATGCTCATGGGTACCGACGTGCCGAGCCGCAAGACCTTCATCCAGTCCAACGCCCACAAGGCGACGATAGACGTATAA
- the thrS gene encoding threonine--tRNA ligase, translating to MSSAENIRHSFAHLLAAAVGELYPGVKNTIGPAIENGFYYDFEFPAGKDGKSGAPSDKEFKDIEKRMRKILPSWKSFEGKEVSEAEAREIFKDNPYKLELISDIAAKGEKITLYTSGKFTDLCRGGHADPKDMHDDAFKIERIAGAYWRGDEKNAMLTRIYGLAFASKAELDAYVAQQEEAKKRDHKKLGPELDLFTFSDLVGAGLPLWTPRGTMLRHLLDGYVWSLRSMRGYEKVEIPHITKKDLYITSGHWEKYQNDLFKITTREGHEFAMKPMNCPHHTQIYARRLWSYKDLPQRYANTTTCYRDEQTGELSGLSRTRAFAQDDAHVFCRMADVKSEFLKIWDIINEFYPTFGFKLEARLSFHDPKQPEKYLGNKKRWETAEALLREIVDEKGVKALDGIGEAAFYGPKIDFMANDAIGRRWQVATIQLDMNMPERFDLSCVNEKGERERIVMIHAAIMGSLERFMSILIEHTGGNFPLWLAPTQVKIVPVRESNNARAAEVGVLLKRAGIRVDIDASDAGFGKKVREAKDMKIPYTVIIGDKDMEKGVVTLESRDKGKVGEMKAEEAVAMLSAEAAEKK from the coding sequence ATGTCTTCCGCAGAAAACATCCGCCATTCGTTCGCACATCTCCTCGCCGCCGCCGTGGGCGAGCTCTACCCCGGTGTCAAGAACACCATCGGCCCCGCGATCGAGAACGGCTTCTATTACGATTTCGAATTCCCTGCAGGCAAGGACGGCAAAAGCGGCGCGCCCTCGGACAAGGAATTCAAGGATATAGAAAAGCGCATGCGCAAGATACTTCCTTCCTGGAAGTCATTCGAAGGTAAGGAGGTCTCCGAAGCCGAGGCTCGCGAGATCTTCAAAGACAATCCGTACAAGCTCGAGCTCATCTCTGACATCGCTGCCAAGGGCGAGAAGATCACTCTCTATACGTCGGGCAAATTCACTGACCTCTGCCGCGGCGGACACGCTGACCCGAAGGACATGCATGACGATGCGTTCAAGATCGAGCGCATAGCGGGTGCATACTGGCGCGGCGACGAGAAGAACGCCATGCTGACCCGCATATACGGCCTCGCCTTCGCTTCGAAAGCCGAACTCGACGCATACGTAGCGCAGCAGGAAGAAGCCAAGAAGCGCGACCACAAGAAGCTCGGCCCTGAACTGGATCTCTTCACGTTCTCTGACCTCGTCGGCGCGGGCCTTCCCCTCTGGACGCCCCGCGGCACCATGCTCCGCCATCTCCTCGACGGATACGTATGGTCGCTCCGCTCCATGCGCGGATACGAGAAGGTCGAGATCCCTCATATCACCAAAAAGGACCTCTATATCACGTCCGGCCACTGGGAGAAGTATCAGAACGATCTGTTCAAGATCACGACGCGCGAAGGCCACGAATTCGCCATGAAGCCGATGAACTGCCCTCATCACACGCAGATATACGCCCGCAGGCTCTGGAGCTACAAGGATCTGCCCCAGCGATACGCCAATACGACTACCTGCTATCGCGACGAGCAGACCGGCGAACTGTCCGGCCTTTCGCGCACGCGCGCGTTCGCCCAGGACGACGCGCACGTCTTCTGCCGCATGGCAGACGTCAAATCAGAGTTCCTGAAGATCTGGGACATCATCAACGAATTCTATCCGACATTCGGATTCAAGCTCGAAGCGCGCCTCTCGTTCCATGATCCGAAGCAGCCTGAAAAATACCTCGGCAACAAGAAGCGCTGGGAGACGGCAGAGGCATTGCTCCGCGAAATAGTGGACGAAAAGGGCGTAAAGGCCCTCGACGGCATCGGCGAAGCCGCGTTCTATGGCCCCAAGATCGACTTCATGGCCAATGACGCCATCGGCCGCCGCTGGCAGGTCGCCACGATCCAACTCGACATGAATATGCCGGAGCGATTCGATCTGTCCTGCGTGAACGAGAAGGGCGAGCGCGAAAGGATCGTCATGATCCACGCCGCCATCATGGGATCGCTCGAACGATTCATGAGCATCCTGATCGAGCATACGGGCGGCAACTTCCCTCTCTGGCTCGCTCCGACCCAGGTCAAAATCGTGCCCGTCCGCGAATCGAATAATGCCCGCGCAGCGGAGGTCGGCGTATTGCTCAAAAGAGCGGGCATACGCGTCGACATAGACGCATCGGACGCGGGCTTCGGCAAAAAGGTCCGCGAGGCAAAAGACATGAAGATCCCCTATACCGTCATCATCGGCGACAAAGATATGGAAAAAGGCGTCGTCACGCTCGAGTCCCGCGATAAAGGCAAAGTAGGCGAGATGAAAGCCGAAGAAGCCGTCGCCATGCTTTCGGCGGAGGCGGCAGAGAAGAAATAA